The following are from one region of the Bradyrhizobium sediminis genome:
- a CDS encoding ABC transporter substrate-binding protein, which translates to MPARIRSLVALAALAAAAAMAATAASAQKKYDPGASDSEIRIGNIMPYSGPASAYGTIGKAQAAYFKKINDEGGINGRKINFISYDDAFSPPKAVEQARKLVESDEVLLIFQSLGTQSNSAIQKYMNTKKVPQLFVATGATKWGDPQNFPWTMGWQPNYQSEGRIYAAYILKNFPNGKIAALWQNDDAGKDQMKGLRDGLGDKAGMIIADKSYEIGDPTIDSQIVALKDSGADILTTWAAPKGAAQAIRKVAELGWKPVYFIGNVSTSVATVLKPAGIENAKGIISTAYIKDPTDPVWKDDLGIKTWLAFMDKYFPDGDKTNNNNAYGYATAQTMVQVLKQCGDNLTRENVMKQAASLKGFTSDVLLPGIRINTGPNDYFPIEQMQLMKFNGTSWELFGEIITGEVGH; encoded by the coding sequence ATGCCGGCTCGTATCCGAAGTCTTGTTGCCTTGGCGGCGCTTGCCGCTGCCGCCGCGATGGCCGCGACCGCGGCGTCGGCACAAAAGAAATACGATCCCGGCGCCAGCGACAGCGAAATCAGGATCGGCAATATCATGCCCTACAGCGGTCCGGCATCCGCCTATGGCACCATCGGCAAGGCGCAGGCGGCCTACTTCAAGAAGATCAACGACGAGGGCGGCATCAACGGCCGCAAGATCAACTTCATCAGCTATGACGACGCCTTCAGCCCGCCGAAAGCGGTGGAGCAGGCGCGCAAGCTGGTGGAGAGCGACGAGGTGCTGCTGATCTTCCAGTCGCTCGGCACCCAGTCCAACTCGGCTATCCAGAAATACATGAACACCAAGAAGGTGCCGCAGCTCTTTGTCGCGACCGGCGCCACCAAATGGGGCGACCCGCAGAACTTTCCCTGGACCATGGGGTGGCAGCCCAACTACCAGAGCGAGGGCCGCATCTATGCCGCCTACATCCTGAAGAATTTCCCGAACGGCAAGATCGCTGCGCTCTGGCAGAACGACGACGCCGGCAAGGACCAGATGAAGGGCTTGCGCGACGGCCTCGGCGACAAGGCCGGCATGATCATCGCCGACAAGTCCTACGAGATCGGCGATCCCACCATCGACTCGCAGATCGTGGCGCTGAAGGATTCCGGCGCCGATATCCTCACGACATGGGCGGCGCCAAAGGGCGCGGCGCAGGCGATCCGCAAGGTCGCCGAACTCGGCTGGAAGCCGGTTTATTTCATCGGCAACGTCTCGACCTCAGTGGCCACCGTGCTCAAGCCGGCCGGTATCGAAAATGCCAAGGGCATCATCTCGACCGCTTACATCAAGGATCCGACCGATCCGGTGTGGAAGGACGACCTGGGGATCAAGACCTGGCTGGCCTTCATGGACAAGTATTTCCCTGATGGCGACAAGACCAACAACAACAACGCCTATGGCTATGCCACGGCGCAGACCATGGTTCAGGTCCTGAAGCAGTGCGGCGACAATCTCACGCGAGAAAACGTGATGAAGCAGGCCGCCAGCCTGAAGGGTTTTACCAGCGACGTGCTGTTGCCCGGCATCAGGATCAACACGGGTCCGAACGACTACTTCCCGATCGAGCAGATGCAACTGATGAAATTCAACGGCACCAGCTGGGAGCTGTTCGGTGAAATCATCACCGGCGAGGTCGGCCACTAG
- a CDS encoding carbamoyltransferase C-terminal domain-containing protein, translating into MARIGFHRIDSEFAVRKIASIRERLQRGETVYIAGLAASGTHNTGVALIEVTRDGGPRIIVNNEEERFSGNKHTTEYPRASIEAMVETLRQRGRSAGDIAAFVTTWDYPALLATIVRTVIEEAPDSLKLLTMPITPAIDRRRMDQMLRTPKILARQLGLSDRVPLICMPHHDNHAWFSYAASPFADGNEPVAIAVIDGTGDEGSISLYVAKDGAMRRLYCNDSVFDSLGAFYSVISSTQGGWTWLSSEGRYMGAAAWGDMNRASNPYYIRLREVLHFGADGEIRLNRAMANWYCDPYEHPYKAPLIDILGPPLKPDQLWNPDAVLRVEDIEHRPDTQDRLDKAAATQLVFEDAMIHVVDHLLRQTGASRLVLTGGVALNAVGNMRLLEHFDEAWFAQAQQRKARLHLWVPPTPGDPGVTIGAAWLLAHLAGAPRGAALTHAFYCGLPPTDQDIATALEAGDIASQRIGDISTPDGRDAIADLMAFMVAHDSIIALYQGAAETGPRALGHRSIFANPCAPDARERLNERVKYREAIRPLAPMATLEAAREYFELHEGASDGNYNAYNYMVLTAHSKPPARAKIPAVIHADGTGRIQIVREEDDPLTYAYLKALGRRIGVEISVNTSFNVAGPIAQTPQQAIDTLRRSKGLDAVLLVADDGAVYAAWHGGERDSGRFTGWLSEWKQRR; encoded by the coding sequence ATGGCGCGCATCGGCTTCCACCGGATCGACAGCGAATTCGCCGTCCGGAAAATTGCGTCGATCAGGGAACGGCTGCAGCGCGGTGAGACCGTCTACATCGCGGGCCTCGCAGCATCGGGCACGCACAATACCGGTGTGGCGCTGATCGAGGTGACCCGGGACGGCGGCCCGCGCATCATCGTGAACAACGAGGAAGAGCGCTTTTCCGGCAACAAGCACACCACAGAATATCCGCGAGCCTCGATCGAAGCCATGGTCGAGACGCTGCGTCAAAGGGGGCGCAGTGCCGGCGATATCGCAGCCTTCGTCACGACCTGGGACTATCCGGCTCTTCTCGCGACCATCGTGCGAACGGTCATCGAGGAGGCGCCCGACAGTCTCAAGCTCCTGACGATGCCGATTACTCCCGCCATCGACCGCCGTCGCATGGACCAGATGCTGCGCACGCCGAAAATTCTCGCCAGGCAACTCGGCCTTTCGGACCGGGTGCCACTGATCTGCATGCCGCACCACGACAACCATGCCTGGTTTTCGTACGCGGCCTCACCTTTCGCCGATGGCAATGAACCCGTTGCCATCGCGGTCATTGACGGCACCGGCGATGAGGGCTCGATCTCGCTTTATGTCGCGAAGGACGGCGCGATGCGCCGCCTTTACTGCAATGACAGCGTGTTCGATTCGCTCGGCGCCTTCTACAGCGTGATTTCATCGACGCAGGGCGGCTGGACCTGGCTCTCCAGCGAGGGACGCTACATGGGAGCGGCCGCCTGGGGCGACATGAACCGCGCCAGCAATCCCTATTACATCCGGCTGAGAGAGGTCCTGCACTTCGGCGCGGATGGCGAAATCCGGCTCAATCGCGCGATGGCCAACTGGTACTGCGATCCGTACGAACATCCCTATAAAGCACCGCTGATCGATATCCTTGGGCCGCCTCTGAAACCCGACCAGCTCTGGAATCCCGACGCGGTGCTGCGGGTTGAGGACATTGAGCACCGGCCCGACACCCAGGACCGCCTTGACAAGGCCGCCGCCACTCAACTGGTGTTCGAGGACGCCATGATCCATGTCGTCGATCATCTGCTGCGCCAGACCGGTGCGAGCCGGCTGGTGCTGACCGGTGGCGTGGCGCTGAACGCGGTCGGCAACATGCGGCTGCTCGAGCACTTCGACGAGGCCTGGTTCGCGCAGGCGCAGCAGCGCAAGGCCCGCCTGCATCTGTGGGTGCCGCCGACACCGGGCGATCCCGGCGTCACCATCGGCGCGGCCTGGCTGTTGGCCCATCTCGCAGGCGCGCCGCGCGGCGCGGCTTTGACGCACGCCTTCTACTGCGGTCTGCCGCCGACGGATCAGGACATCGCGACGGCACTCGAGGCCGGCGACATCGCATCACAGCGGATCGGCGACATCTCGACGCCGGACGGACGCGACGCGATCGCCGATCTGATGGCCTTCATGGTGGCGCATGACAGCATCATCGCGCTCTATCAGGGCGCGGCCGAGACCGGGCCGCGCGCGCTCGGCCATCGCTCGATCTTCGCCAATCCCTGCGCCCCCGACGCGCGCGAGCGGCTCAATGAGCGCGTCAAATACCGCGAGGCGATCCGCCCGCTGGCGCCGATGGCGACGCTGGAAGCGGCGCGCGAATATTTCGAACTGCATGAGGGCGCCTCCGACGGCAACTACAACGCCTACAATTACATGGTGCTGACCGCGCACTCGAAGCCGCCCGCGCGCGCGAAGATCCCCGCGGTGATTCATGCCGACGGCACCGGGCGGATCCAGATCGTGCGCGAAGAGGACGATCCCCTCACCTACGCCTATCTGAAGGCGCTCGGCCGCCGTATCGGCGTCGAGATCTCGGTCAACACCTCCTTCAATGTGGCAGGCCCGATCGCGCAGACGCCGCAGCAGGCGATCGATACGCTGCGCCGCTCCAAGGGCCTCGACGCGGTGCTGCTGGTGGCCGATGACGGCGCGGTGTACGCCGCCTGGCATGGCGGGGAGCGCGACAGCGGCCGGTTTACGGGGTGGCTTTCGGAGTGGAAGCAACGCCGCTGA
- a CDS encoding DMT family transporter, with translation MTSNDHRIDARDWSLLAVLSVLWGGSFFFVGVVIRELPPLTVVLLRVALAALILLPVLWAYRTGFPRGLMGWRPFFVIALLNNVLPFSLMVTGQTYISSGLASVVNATTPLFTVLVMAAAGDERLHARRVAGVVIGLIGVAILHVQHLGFSSGQGFGILLCLAAAFSYGLSALYARRRLSNSPPLATATFQMLASTVMMIVIAGVFERPWQLPMPDTVTWLALFGLAALSTALAYIVFFQILRRSGSTNVMLVTLLIPVTAILLGWLVLGESISLAEIVGALVIGSALLVIDGRVFSYISGVASTPKATP, from the coding sequence ATGACGTCCAACGACCATCGGATTGATGCCCGTGACTGGTCGCTGCTTGCCGTGTTGTCGGTGCTGTGGGGCGGCTCGTTCTTCTTCGTCGGTGTCGTGATCCGGGAATTGCCGCCACTGACGGTGGTCCTGCTGCGGGTGGCGCTCGCGGCACTCATTCTTCTGCCGGTGCTATGGGCCTATCGAACAGGTTTCCCCAGGGGGCTGATGGGCTGGAGACCATTCTTCGTCATCGCGCTGCTCAACAACGTCCTGCCATTCTCCCTGATGGTCACCGGACAGACCTATATTTCCAGCGGGCTGGCCTCGGTTGTGAACGCGACGACGCCGTTGTTCACCGTCCTGGTGATGGCGGCCGCCGGTGACGAAAGACTGCATGCCCGGCGCGTCGCTGGTGTCGTGATCGGCCTGATCGGGGTCGCCATTCTCCACGTCCAGCACCTCGGTTTCAGCAGCGGCCAGGGTTTCGGGATTCTACTCTGCCTCGCCGCTGCCTTCAGCTACGGACTGTCGGCGCTGTATGCGCGGCGGCGGCTGTCGAACTCACCGCCGCTGGCGACCGCGACGTTCCAGATGCTGGCGTCCACGGTGATGATGATTGTCATCGCCGGCGTGTTCGAGCGGCCCTGGCAACTGCCGATGCCTGATACGGTGACCTGGCTGGCGCTGTTCGGTCTTGCGGCGTTGTCGACCGCGCTGGCTTACATCGTGTTTTTCCAGATCCTGCGGCGCTCGGGCTCGACCAATGTCATGCTGGTGACGCTGCTCATACCGGTCACCGCAATTTTGCTCGGCTGGCTCGTGCTGGGCGAGAGCATCTCGCTTGCCGAAATCGTCGGCGCGCTGGTGATCGGCAGCGCGCTGCTGGTGATCGACGGCCGCGTGTTCAGCTATATCAGCGGCGTTGCTTCCACTCCGAAAGCCACCCCGTAA
- a CDS encoding NAD(P)-dependent oxidoreductase — translation MATVAFIGLGRMGHGMAGRYLDNGFAVAVWNRSKAKAEDLIARGARWAASPADAAEGADAVVTMVADDAASSAVWLGKDGAASAMKPGALAIECSTVSYQHALDLARELRGRGLVYIDCPVTGLPEAAASGKLTLLAGAEPADLEKARPFLAPLCTTIRHFGAVGGGTVYKLINNLMGAVQIASLAEGIAIAERAGLDMNLVAEAMATGAVASPQVIRHSKRMVARDFSGASFTAALRHKDAAYAVALAETLLSGVPVSRAALAAYDRAKAHAPDDDEGRMIEIVSRPK, via the coding sequence ATGGCAACGGTCGCCTTCATCGGTTTGGGCCGCATGGGCCACGGCATGGCCGGCCGCTATCTCGACAACGGCTTTGCGGTCGCGGTGTGGAATCGCAGCAAGGCGAAGGCGGAAGACCTGATCGCGCGCGGCGCGCGCTGGGCTGCGTCGCCTGCGGATGCCGCCGAGGGTGCCGACGCCGTCGTGACCATGGTCGCCGACGATGCGGCATCGAGTGCGGTGTGGCTCGGCAAGGACGGCGCGGCCTCAGCGATGAAACCCGGTGCGCTGGCGATCGAATGCTCCACGGTGTCGTACCAGCACGCGCTCGATCTCGCGCGCGAACTGCGCGGCCGCGGCCTCGTCTACATCGATTGCCCGGTGACCGGCCTGCCGGAAGCGGCAGCGAGCGGAAAATTGACGCTGCTGGCGGGCGCTGAGCCTGCCGATCTGGAAAAGGCGCGCCCCTTTCTCGCGCCGCTGTGCACGACGATCCGGCATTTCGGCGCGGTCGGCGGCGGCACGGTCTACAAGCTGATCAACAATCTGATGGGCGCCGTGCAGATCGCGAGCCTCGCGGAAGGGATTGCGATCGCCGAGCGGGCCGGGCTCGACATGAACCTGGTGGCGGAAGCGATGGCGACGGGCGCAGTCGCAAGCCCGCAGGTGATCCGGCATTCCAAGCGGATGGTGGCGCGCGATTTCTCGGGCGCTTCCTTCACCGCGGCGCTCCGCCACAAGGATGCGGCTTACGCCGTCGCGCTGGCGGAGACGCTGCTATCAGGCGTTCCCGTCAGCCGCGCGGCGCTGGCGGCATACGACCGTGCGAAAGCCCACGCGCCCGACGACGACGAAGGCAGGATGATCGAGATTGTGTCGCGGCCGAAATAG
- the prfB gene encoding peptide chain release factor 2 (programmed frameshift), with translation MRAEVERLVEEIKQSVGLLRRHLDVDASTARLAELNKLAEDPNLWNDPQKAQKLMQERTSLEDALGGIGRVERELEDNIGMIELGEAENDEGVVSEAENALKALKKEVARRELEALLSGEADRFDSYLEVHAGAGGTESQDWASMLLRMYTRWAEKHGFKIEYLEETQGEEAGIKSATIQISGHNAYGWLKTEAGVHRLVRISPFDSNARRHTSFSSVAIFPVVDNSIKIDIAESDVRVDTMRSGGAGGQHVNKTESAVRLTHIPTGVAVVCQAGRSQHKNKAQAWDMLRARLYEIELKKREEQAAADQAAKTDIGWGHQIRSYVLQPYQMVKDLRTGVQTSDTSGVLDGDLDEFMAATLAQRAFGTAPAAVEDVD, from the exons ATGCGCGCCGAAGTCGAACGCCTCGTCGAAGAGATCAAGCAGTCAGTCGGGCTGCTGAGGAGGCATCTT GACGTCGATGCATCCACGGCGCGTCTGGCCGAGCTGAACAAGCTCGCCGAAGATCCCAATCTCTGGAACGATCCCCAGAAGGCCCAGAAGCTGATGCAGGAGCGCACCTCGCTGGAGGATGCGCTTGGCGGCATCGGCAGGGTCGAGCGCGAGCTCGAGGATAATATCGGCATGATCGAGCTCGGCGAGGCCGAGAACGATGAGGGCGTCGTCTCCGAAGCCGAGAACGCCCTGAAAGCCCTGAAGAAGGAAGTCGCCCGCCGCGAACTCGAAGCCCTGCTGTCGGGCGAGGCCGACCGTTTCGACTCCTATCTCGAGGTTCACGCCGGCGCCGGCGGCACCGAAAGCCAGGACTGGGCCTCGATGCTGCTGCGCATGTACACGCGCTGGGCCGAGAAGCACGGCTTCAAGATCGAATATCTGGAAGAGACCCAGGGCGAAGAAGCCGGGATCAAGTCCGCCACCATCCAGATCAGCGGTCACAACGCCTATGGCTGGCTCAAGACCGAAGCCGGCGTGCACCGGCTGGTACGGATATCGCCGTTCGATTCAAATGCGCGCCGGCACACTTCGTTCTCATCGGTCGCGATCTTCCCGGTGGTCGACAACAGCATCAAGATCGATATCGCCGAGTCCGACGTCCGCGTCGACACCATGCGCTCGGGCGGCGCCGGCGGCCAGCACGTCAACAAGACCGAGTCCGCGGTCAGGCTGACGCACATTCCGACCGGGGTCGCGGTGGTCTGTCAGGCCGGCCGCTCCCAGCACAAGAACAAGGCGCAGGCCTGGGACATGCTGCGCGCACGGCTCTATGAGATCGAGCTGAAGAAGCGCGAGGAACAGGCCGCCGCCGACCAGGCCGCCAAGACCGATATCGGCTGGGGCCACCAGATCCGCTCCTACGTGCTGCAGCCCTATCAGATGGTGAAGGATCTGCGCACCGGCGTGCAGACGTCGGATACGTCAGGCGTGCTCGACGGCGACCTCGACGAGTTCATGGCGGCAACCCTGGCGCAGCGCGCATTCGGCACCGCACCCGCCGCGGTCGAGGATGTGGACTAG